The following proteins are encoded in a genomic region of Protaetiibacter sp. SSC-01:
- a CDS encoding glycosyltransferase 87 family protein, which produces MTDAALASGVRERARAVVVHPVTLWSAFVLVHLVLGLICLTHPSLPMGDVTIVYEFWMRRGVEAGQWVGIDTAWVYPLLAIVPMLLSAVFGWTFFASTWLTLALAVDAAAFAVLLHRGRPDRATSGVAWWWIAFLVAVGPIALGRIDVFATSVAIIGVLVIVGRPGLGGALLTIAAWIKVWPAALVAAAVIALRQRLVVVSAAAITTAVVLVVGVILGGGVSLFSFITEQTGRGLQIESVLAVPAMWAAWAGAGTSIYYDRGILTYQLQGPGTELAAALSTPLLVLAVGAIVVLGVVGAVRRVPEERMLPLLVLALTVALIAFNKVGSPQFAVWLAAPIVFGLVSARLAGGPSFHVPALLALATAALTQVVYPYWYGKLLGLDVVVLIALSARNVLYLVLFAWSIAALVVTIRNAIRSEPQLA; this is translated from the coding sequence ATGACGGATGCGGCGCTGGCCTCCGGCGTCCGCGAGCGGGCGCGCGCCGTCGTCGTGCACCCGGTCACCCTGTGGTCGGCGTTCGTGCTCGTGCATCTCGTGCTCGGGCTCATCTGCCTCACGCATCCGAGCCTCCCCATGGGAGACGTCACGATCGTCTACGAGTTCTGGATGCGGCGCGGCGTCGAGGCGGGCCAGTGGGTCGGCATCGACACGGCGTGGGTCTACCCGCTGCTCGCCATCGTGCCGATGCTGCTCTCGGCGGTGTTCGGGTGGACGTTCTTCGCGAGCACGTGGCTCACCCTCGCGCTCGCGGTCGACGCCGCGGCGTTCGCCGTGCTGTTGCACCGCGGCCGCCCCGATCGCGCGACGTCGGGAGTCGCATGGTGGTGGATCGCCTTCCTCGTCGCGGTCGGGCCCATCGCGCTCGGACGCATCGACGTCTTCGCGACCTCGGTCGCGATCATCGGCGTGCTCGTGATCGTCGGGCGCCCGGGACTCGGGGGCGCGCTCCTCACGATCGCCGCGTGGATCAAGGTCTGGCCCGCCGCGCTCGTCGCCGCCGCGGTCATCGCGCTGCGCCAGCGCCTCGTCGTCGTGAGCGCGGCCGCCATCACGACGGCCGTCGTGCTCGTCGTGGGCGTCATCCTGGGCGGCGGCGTGAGCCTCTTCAGCTTCATCACCGAGCAGACGGGCCGCGGGCTCCAGATCGAGTCGGTGCTCGCGGTGCCGGCCATGTGGGCCGCGTGGGCCGGGGCGGGAACCTCCATCTACTACGACCGCGGCATCCTCACCTACCAGCTGCAGGGGCCGGGAACAGAGCTCGCCGCCGCGCTGTCGACGCCGCTGCTCGTGCTCGCCGTCGGCGCGATCGTCGTGCTCGGCGTCGTCGGCGCCGTGCGCCGCGTGCCGGAGGAGCGGATGCTGCCCCTCCTCGTCCTCGCGCTCACGGTCGCGCTCATCGCGTTCAACAAGGTGGGCTCGCCCCAGTTCGCGGTGTGGCTCGCCGCGCCCATCGTCTTCGGGCTCGTGAGCGCGCGCCTCGCGGGCGGGCCGTCGTTCCATGTGCCGGCGCTCCTCGCGCTCGCGACCGCGGCGCTCACCCAGGTGGTCTATCCGTACTGGTACGGGAAGCTCCTGGGCCTCGACGTGGTTGTGCTCATCGCGCTCTCCGCGCGCAACGTCCTCTACCTCGTGCTGTTCGCCTGGTCGATCGCGGCACTCGTCGTCACCATCCGCAACGCCATCCGATCGGAGCCCCAGCTCGCGTGA